In a genomic window of Thalassotalea piscium:
- a CDS encoding PEP-CTERM sorting domain-containing protein codes for MKYFKWIAAIAFSASSLTAVAADIPATTIMDNYIGAGYSGDVYGQDKYYDIDKMVVSRTGSILSVNIFTAFYNDINTNGVKLGDLFMATTNDGSNPWNPTTGQPHGGDLFSKDYHNSNTGTNWNYAYDLGGDRYKSYGQGRLKSGFDNNDVYTANQLLGSGVRTNQAVMLHDKSNQTTHSQSNWNVGGYSYTKNNIYYGNVSFSFDVAGTALETANQIAFRWAMTCANDIIEGLVSVTPPGGGGDNSTVVPEPQTIMIMLLGLAGIAYRRKVK; via the coding sequence ATGAAGTATTTTAAATGGATTGCAGCAATCGCTTTTTCAGCATCAAGCTTAACGGCTGTTGCCGCTGATATTCCAGCAACAACAATTATGGATAACTATATTGGCGCGGGATATTCTGGCGATGTTTACGGCCAAGATAAGTATTATGATATAGATAAAATGGTAGTAAGCCGCACAGGCAGCATATTAAGCGTGAATATTTTTACTGCGTTTTACAACGATATTAACACCAATGGTGTAAAACTTGGTGATTTGTTTATGGCTACCACTAATGATGGTAGTAACCCTTGGAACCCAACTACAGGCCAGCCACATGGTGGAGATTTATTTTCAAAAGATTACCACAATAGCAATACAGGCACTAACTGGAATTATGCCTACGACCTAGGGGGTGACCGTTATAAAAGTTATGGCCAAGGGCGGTTAAAGTCCGGTTTTGATAATAATGACGTATATACTGCAAACCAATTATTGGGTAGTGGAGTAAGAACTAATCAAGCGGTAATGCTGCACGATAAAAGCAACCAAACTACTCATAGTCAATCAAACTGGAATGTGGGTGGCTATTCATACACCAAAAACAATATTTATTACGGTAACGTTAGCTTTTCTTTTGATGTAGCTGGCACAGCTTTAGAAACAGCAAATCAAATTGCATTTCGTTGGGCAATGACTTGTGCAAACGACATTATTGAAGGATTAGTATCTGTGACTCCTCCAGGCGGCGGTGGTGACAACAGTACTGTTGTACCAGAGCCACAAACCATTATGATCATGTTACTTGGTTTAGCAGGTATTGCGTATCGTCGCAAAGTAAAATAA
- a CDS encoding tRNA-uridine aminocarboxypropyltransferase, with amino-acid sequence MHSVHQLYLKRKEISTKPFKARGFRVERCEICRLASTNCICQWREQTDCQAGFLLLMYDTEVLKPSNTGRLIADVIPNCFAFLWSRTEVESSLLAILNDKKWQPFVIFPQEYATPSLQIINNVPVLTSDKKPLFIMLDGSWREAKKMFRKSPYLSHLPVLSIDLNTLAIEDKTSQYQIRKAINPNQLATAEVAAHILALAGEHDTSQRLTAWFNLFTYQYQKSVCRTNYGDPQALEKYLSLLTVK; translated from the coding sequence ATGCATTCAGTTCATCAACTCTATTTAAAACGAAAAGAAATTTCTACTAAACCATTTAAAGCCAGAGGTTTTCGTGTTGAACGTTGTGAAATTTGTCGTTTAGCCTCAACCAATTGTATTTGCCAGTGGCGCGAGCAAACCGATTGCCAAGCAGGTTTTTTGTTACTAATGTACGACACTGAGGTATTAAAACCGAGTAATACGGGTAGGTTAATTGCAGATGTTATTCCCAATTGCTTTGCGTTTTTATGGTCTAGAACTGAAGTTGAGTCGTCATTATTAGCCATATTAAACGACAAAAAATGGCAGCCTTTTGTGATATTTCCACAAGAATATGCAACGCCAAGCCTACAAATTATTAATAATGTGCCAGTGTTGACTAGTGATAAAAAACCCTTATTTATAATGCTTGATGGTAGCTGGCGTGAAGCTAAAAAAATGTTTCGTAAAAGTCCTTATTTAAGTCACTTGCCGGTATTATCGATTGATTTGAATACGTTAGCGATTGAAGATAAAACGTCTCAATATCAAATTAGAAAAGCGATCAATCCAAACCAATTAGCAACGGCTGAAGTAGCCGCGCATATTTTAGCCCTTGCTGGTGAGCATGATACTTCACAACGTTTAACTGCTTGGTTTAACCTCTTTACTTATCAATACCAAAAGAGTGTATGTCGTACTAACTATGGTGACCCACAAGCATTAGAAAAATACTTGTCATTACTAACGGTTAAGTAA
- a CDS encoding DUF2884 family protein has protein sequence MKTLLAASIILASTSALAHNSSYSTDSCDVELDGGINITVDSLEFTKNKKPLYKITNNQLYIDGEIVSLNGDQQALITQYAENIRAVVPQVKTIAEDALDLAVDGVNLALNELLGEGNNLGQELTTELGKIRSDIQMKFDGNSPIKFDEDGFDGDEFFGEEFEQRIEVLLEKTIQNSMGALLVAIGQELLFSGGNEGAFETRMEKFGETIEYEMESRGKRIEQSADALCGSIIDIDTIEEQLKSSIKALSKTNFITVNEKAKSAT, from the coding sequence ATGAAAACATTGTTAGCGGCTTCAATTATACTGGCATCAACCTCTGCTCTTGCTCATAATTCGTCTTACTCAACTGATTCATGCGATGTTGAATTAGATGGTGGTATTAACATTACAGTTGATAGCTTAGAATTTACAAAAAATAAAAAACCATTATACAAAATCACTAATAATCAGCTTTATATTGATGGTGAAATCGTTTCGTTAAACGGCGACCAACAAGCACTAATAACACAATACGCTGAAAATATTAGGGCAGTTGTTCCACAAGTGAAAACCATTGCTGAAGATGCGTTAGACCTTGCTGTTGATGGTGTAAACTTGGCGCTTAATGAATTATTAGGTGAAGGCAATAACTTAGGCCAAGAGCTAACAACAGAGTTAGGTAAAATTCGTTCTGACATTCAAATGAAGTTTGATGGTAATTCACCGATTAAGTTTGACGAAGATGGTTTTGATGGTGATGAGTTTTTTGGTGAAGAGTTTGAACAACGCATAGAAGTATTACTCGAGAAAACAATTCAGAATTCAATGGGAGCTTTGCTTGTTGCTATTGGACAAGAGTTACTGTTTTCTGGTGGTAATGAAGGTGCATTTGAAACGCGTATGGAAAAATTTGGTGAAACCATTGAGTATGAAATGGAATCTCGTGGCAAACGTATAGAGCAAAGTGCCGATGCATTGTGTGGTTCAATTATTGACATTGATACTATTGAAGAGCAGCTAAAGTCGAGTATTAAAGCGTTATCGAAAACAAACTTTATTACGGTAAACGAGAAAGCTAAAAGCGCGACATAA